From the Solanum stenotomum isolate F172 chromosome 4, ASM1918654v1, whole genome shotgun sequence genome, one window contains:
- the LOC125862623 gene encoding potassium transporter 4-like codes for MHRVDIDHERDAMEQPPSPAAEQTQLERRKGTLASKFMLVNISSNLLLAYQSLGVVYGDLSTSPLYVYRSIFLGKLQNYQTSEAIFGAFSLIFWTITLIPLLKYVFVVLSADDNGEGGTFALYSLLCRHAKFSLLPNQQAADEELSAYKYGSSGQSTSCLPLKRFLEKHKKSRTILLIVVLLGACMVIGDGVLTPAMSVISSMSGIQAATEHLSHGGVLILSCIVLVGLFALQHSGTHRVGFLFAPIVTIWLISILLIGLYNTIFWNPKIVSALSPYYIVKFFKETGKDGWVSLGGVLLSIAGSEAMFADLGHFTATSMRIAFPFFVYPCLVVQYMGQAAFLSKNIDSIPNSFYNSVPDSVYWPVFVIATLSAIVGSQAVITATFSIVKQCNALGCFPRVKIVHTSKHIKGQIYVPEINWILMILTLAVAVGFQDTTLIGNAYGLACMTVMFITTFLMALVIIFVWQKSVALAIPFLLLFGLIEGVYLSSAFIKIPQGGWVSLVLSFAFLTIMFVWHYGTRKKYNFDLHNKVPLKWLLGLGPSLGIVRVPGIGLIYSELATGIPSIFSHFVTNLPAFHNVMVFVCVKSVPVPFVPPEERFLIGRICPRPYRMYRCIVRYGYKDIQRDDGNFEDLLIQSIAEFIQMEAVEPQLSSSESPSFDGRMAVISTRSVQSGSTLLVSEEDFGISNSIQSSKSLTLQSLRSAGDDENPQMRRRRVRFRLPENPGMDPAVRDELSDLIDAKEAGVAYIMGHSYVKARRSASFMKKLVIDIGYSFLRKNCRGPAVALNIPHISLIEVGMIYYV; via the exons ATGCATCGAGTCGATATTGATCATGAGCGAGACGCCATGGAGCAACCACCTTCCCCTGCTGCAGAACAAACCCAACTTGAGAGGAGAAAAGGGACATTGGCTTCCAAG TTTATGCTGGTGAATATTTCCAGTAATCTACTACTGGCTTACCAAAGTCTGGGGGTGGTATATGGAGATCTGAGCACTTCTCCGCTTTACGTCTATAGGAGTATCTTTCTGGGAAAGTTGCAAAATTATCAGACTTCAGAAGCAATATTTGGTGCATTTTCTCTAATCTTCTGGACAATAACGCTCATTCCTTTGCTCAAATATGTATTTGTTGTATTAAGTGCAGATGACAATGGTGAAG GTGGTACATTTGCTCTTTACTCTCTGTTGTGTAGACATGCAAAGTTTAGTCTACTTCCCAACCAACAGGCAGCAGATGAGGAGCTATCTGCTTACAAATATGGCTCTTCTGGGCAGTCGACATCATGTTTACCATTGAAGAGATTTCTTGAGAAGCATAAGAAGTCACGTACAATACTGcttattgttgtattattaggTGCTTGTATGGTCATAGGAGATGGTGTTCTGACTCCTGCAATGTCAG TTATATCATCAATGTCAGGGATCCAGGCTGCTACTGAACACCTATCTCATG GTGGTGTGCTTATTCTCTCGTGCATAGTATTGGTTGGCCTGTTTGCCTTGCAGCATTCTGGAACCCACAGGGTTGGATTCTTGTTTGCTCCTATAGTGACTATCTGGTTGATATCTATTCTTCTCATTGGGCTGTATAATACTATATTTTGGAATCCCAAAATTGTGTCTGCTCTTTCTCCATATTATATCGTCAAGTTCTTTAAGGAAACTGGGAAAGATGGTTGGGTTTCCCTAGGAGGTGTCCTCCTCTCAATTGCAG GTTCTGAAGCTATGTTTGCAGATCTTGGTCATTTCACTGCCACCTCAATGAGG ATTGCATTTCCATTTTTTGTATACCCTTGCTTGGTGGTACAGTACATGGGTCAGGCTGCTTTTCTGTCCAAAAATATTGATTCAATTCCAAATAGTTTCTATAATTCAGTACCCG ACAGTGTATATTGGCCTGTCTTTGTTATTGCTACCCTTTCAGCCATTGTTGGCAGTCAGGCTGTAATCACTGCTACATTCTCCATTGTGAAGCAATGTAATGCACTGGGTTGCTTCCCACGAGTCAAGATTGTCCACACGTCAAAGCATATTAAAGGGCAGATCTATGTCCCAGAAATAAATTGGATCCTAATGATTTTAACCCTTGCTGTGGCTGTTGGGTTTCAGGACACCACTTTAATAGGAAATGCATATG gtCTAGCTTGCATGACAGTTATGTTTATCACCACATTTCTCATGGCGCTTGTCATAATCTTTGTCTGGCAAAAAAGTGTAGCACTTGCAATTCCCTTTCTCCTTTTATTCGGGCTCATCGAAGGTGTCTACCTGTCTTCTGCATTCATTAAGATTCCACAAGGAGGATGGGTCTCCCTTGTGCTCTCTTTTGCCTTCTTGACTATCATGTTTGTCTGGCACTATGGAACTCGCAAGAAGTACAACTTTGATCTTCACAATAAAGTTCCATTGAAATGGCTCCTTGGCTTGGGCCCCAGCCTTGGTATCGTTCGTGTGCCAGGGATAGGGCTGATATACTCTGAATTGGCAACAGGAATTCCATCCATCTTCTCTCACTTTGTTACAAATCTCCCTGCATTTCACAATGTGATGGTGTTTGTATGTGTCAAATCTGTTCCAGTACCATTTGTCCCACCCGAGGAGCGCTTCCTCATTGGTCGCATTTGCCCAAGACCCTATCGCATGTACCGTTGCATTGTCAGATATGGTTACAAGGACATACAGCGAGACGATGGAAACTTTGAGGACCTTCTCATCCAGAGTATAGCAGAGTTCATCCAAATGGAAGCTGTAGAACCACAACTCTCAAGCTCCGAGAGTCCATCATTTGATGGAAGGATGGCAGTTATAAGCACAAGAAGTGTACAGTCAGGCTCAACATTACTCGTCTCAGAGGAAGATTTCGGTATTAGTAACTCCATTCAAAGCAGCAAATCTTTAACCCTCCAAAGTCTAAGATCTGCTGGTGATGATGAGAACCCACAAATGAGGAGGCGCCGAGTAAGGTTTCGCTTGCCAGAAAACCCTGGCATGGATCCAGCTGTTAGGGATGAGCTTTCAGATCTAATCGATGCAAAAGAGGCAGGGGTTGCATATATAATGGGACACTCTTACGTGAAGGCGAGGAGATCGGCTTCTTTCATGAAGAAGCTTGTGATTGACATTGGTTATTCATTTCTGCGCAAGAACTGTAGGGGTCCTGCTGTGGCACTTAATATTCCTCACATTAGTCTCATTGAAGTTGGCATGATATACTATGTCTAG